The following are encoded in a window of Paenibacillaceae bacterium GAS479 genomic DNA:
- a CDS encoding histidinol-phosphate aminotransferase, translating into MKTKRNIVHLPVYQPGKPVEDVKRELGLTEVIKLASNENPYGSSPSAKQAIIAEIDNSSIYPDGASVELTAAMAQHLGVHPNGLIWGNGADEIILMIARAYLEPGDETVMADETFSQYRHNAEVENAVLKEIPLIDGRQDLPAMLAAVTDKTKLVWVCSPNNPTGTIVTEAELVEFMDKLPGHVLCVLDEAYCHFVDDPEYPDSVKLLERYPNLILLRTFSKIYGLAALRIGYGIAQPDVIHSINLVREPFNTARVAQAAAKAALGDQEFVNSCRENNLQQRDYLQGEFDRLGLSYYPTQANFIMVDVGMPSREAFDRLLRRGFITRAGWAKSPTYLRVSIGTAEANRKFISALEEVLKEATVRQ; encoded by the coding sequence ATGAAGACCAAACGAAATATCGTCCACTTGCCTGTCTACCAGCCAGGGAAGCCGGTAGAGGATGTTAAACGGGAGCTTGGCCTGACTGAGGTCATCAAGCTTGCCTCCAACGAAAATCCATATGGCAGCTCTCCTAGCGCCAAGCAGGCTATTATAGCGGAGATCGATAACAGCAGCATTTATCCGGATGGAGCAAGCGTGGAGCTGACAGCTGCGATGGCGCAGCATCTCGGCGTTCACCCGAATGGGCTGATCTGGGGCAACGGTGCAGACGAGATTATTCTCATGATCGCGCGCGCTTACCTGGAGCCTGGAGATGAGACGGTAATGGCAGACGAGACTTTCTCGCAATACCGTCATAATGCAGAGGTTGAGAATGCGGTTCTCAAAGAGATTCCACTCATCGACGGACGGCAGGATTTGCCGGCGATGCTGGCAGCGGTGACCGACAAGACGAAGCTTGTCTGGGTTTGCTCTCCGAACAATCCGACGGGTACAATCGTGACCGAAGCGGAGTTGGTCGAGTTCATGGATAAGCTGCCGGGGCATGTTTTATGCGTGCTGGACGAGGCTTACTGCCACTTTGTCGACGATCCGGAATATCCGGACAGCGTCAAGCTGTTGGAGCGTTATCCGAACCTAATTCTACTTCGCACCTTCTCAAAAATATACGGCTTGGCTGCGCTGCGCATTGGTTACGGTATCGCTCAGCCGGATGTTATCCATTCGATTAATCTTGTACGCGAGCCGTTTAACACGGCGCGTGTAGCCCAGGCTGCGGCCAAGGCTGCGCTTGGCGACCAAGAATTCGTCAACAGCTGCCGCGAGAATAACCTGCAGCAGCGTGATTACCTGCAGGGCGAATTTGATCGCTTGGGTCTCTCCTACTACCCAACACAGGCCAATTTCATTATGGTCGACGTTGGTATGCCTTCTCGTGAGGCGTTTGATCGTCTGCTGCGTCGTGGTTTCATTACCCGTGCTGGATGGGCCAAGTCTCCGACTTATTTGCGAGTGTCGATCGGCACAGCCGAAGCGAACCGCAAATTCATTTCCGCGTTGGAGGAAGTCTTGAAGGAAGCGACGGTGCGGCAGTAA
- a CDS encoding tryptophan synthase, alpha chain, with translation MNRIDEVFHKLKSEGRTALIPFITTGDPDLKTTVDIIIELERSGADMVELGVPYSDPLADGPVIQQASERALRGPVTLEACVEVAAQAAAAGVKMPFILFSYFNPILQYGLERFFTLIHEKGISGLIIPDLPIEEDGEVREMAAEAGIHLIPLVAPTSKARVQRIAASAQGFVYCVSSLGVTGMRSEFHSGIEEFLQSVREATPLPIAVGFGISSRDQVERMSKHADGVIVGSAIVRQVEEALPLLLKEDTYRDGISQIGRFVASLRI, from the coding sequence ATGAATCGCATTGATGAAGTTTTCCACAAGCTGAAGTCAGAAGGCCGCACGGCGCTCATTCCATTCATAACTACAGGTGATCCCGATCTGAAAACGACAGTGGATATCATCATCGAGCTTGAGCGCAGCGGTGCGGATATGGTGGAGCTTGGTGTTCCTTATTCCGATCCGCTTGCGGACGGGCCGGTCATCCAGCAAGCCTCGGAGCGCGCGCTCCGAGGACCGGTAACGCTGGAGGCATGCGTCGAGGTTGCCGCTCAAGCAGCAGCGGCTGGCGTTAAGATGCCGTTCATCCTGTTTAGCTATTTTAATCCTATTTTGCAATATGGCTTGGAGCGATTCTTCACCCTCATTCATGAAAAAGGGATCAGCGGCCTCATTATTCCCGATCTGCCGATCGAAGAGGACGGCGAGGTGCGCGAGATGGCGGCAGAAGCCGGCATTCATCTCATCCCGCTAGTCGCTCCAACCTCCAAAGCCAGAGTGCAGCGCATCGCTGCCTCGGCGCAAGGTTTTGTCTACTGTGTCAGCTCGCTCGGCGTGACCGGCATGCGCAGTGAGTTCCACAGCGGCATCGAAGAATTCCTACAGTCGGTGCGCGAAGCGACGCCGCTGCCAATTGCAGTCGGCTTCGGTATCAGCAGCCGTGACCAGGTAGAGCGGATGAGCAAACATGCCGACGGTGTTATCGTAGGAAGCGCGATCGTTCGCCAGGTAGAGGAAGCATTGCCACTGTTGTTAAAAGAGGACACATACAGAGACGGCATCTCGCAAATCGGTCGCTTTGTCGCCTCCTTGAGAATCTGA
- a CDS encoding AAA domain-containing protein, giving the protein MIKINRLEIENVKRVKAVKMEPAASGLTVIGGKNKQGKSSVLDAIAWVLGGNKYRPSQAEREGSAIPPHLRLTLSNGLIVERKGKNSDLKVIDPNGQKAGQQLLDSFVEELAIDLPKFLNSTSKEKANTLLRIIGVGNKLVELETKELEVFNRRHAIGQIADQKAKFAKEQPYFTDAPKELISASDMIRQQQDILARNGENQRKRQHAAQIESQLAHQAKEVERLTDLLNEASRKYDLLESDLKIARTDALDLLDGSTAELETNIQQIDEINRMVRANLDKDKAETDASEYRQQYDAMTTEVNAIRQAKTDLLTNADLPLPGLSVDQGELLYNGQRWDNMSGAEQLRVATAIVRRLKPNCGFILLDKLEQMDLETLQEFGEWLEQEGLQAIATRVSTGDECSILIEDGYVVGESEPVESTVTTATEPRTWKAGEF; this is encoded by the coding sequence GTGATTAAAATAAATCGCCTCGAAATTGAGAACGTCAAGCGCGTCAAAGCTGTCAAAATGGAGCCTGCCGCATCTGGTCTTACCGTGATCGGTGGCAAAAATAAACAGGGTAAATCTAGCGTCCTGGACGCCATCGCCTGGGTACTCGGCGGCAACAAATATCGCCCATCCCAGGCCGAGCGTGAAGGCTCAGCCATTCCGCCTCACTTGCGTCTGACTCTCTCCAACGGCCTGATCGTGGAACGGAAGGGCAAAAACAGCGACCTCAAGGTCATTGACCCGAACGGCCAAAAGGCTGGTCAACAGCTGCTGGACAGCTTCGTTGAGGAGTTGGCGATTGATCTTCCAAAATTCCTCAACTCCACGAGCAAAGAGAAGGCCAATACCTTGCTCCGCATCATCGGCGTGGGCAACAAGCTTGTGGAGCTTGAGACTAAGGAACTGGAAGTGTTCAATCGCCGGCATGCTATCGGGCAGATTGCGGACCAAAAGGCCAAGTTTGCCAAGGAACAACCGTACTTTACGGATGCACCGAAGGAGCTGATATCCGCGTCGGACATGATCCGCCAGCAACAGGACATTCTTGCCCGTAACGGCGAGAATCAGCGGAAGCGACAGCACGCTGCGCAAATTGAGAGCCAACTGGCCCATCAGGCCAAAGAGGTTGAGCGCCTGACGGACCTACTTAATGAAGCCTCCCGAAAATACGATCTGCTCGAATCGGACTTGAAGATTGCCCGAACCGATGCTCTGGATCTGCTGGATGGATCGACCGCAGAACTGGAGACCAATATCCAGCAGATCGACGAGATCAACCGGATGGTACGAGCCAATCTCGACAAGGACAAGGCTGAGACAGATGCCAGCGAATATCGCCAGCAATACGATGCGATGACAACTGAGGTTAACGCAATCCGCCAAGCAAAGACGGACCTCCTTACCAATGCGGATCTGCCGCTACCGGGTCTGTCAGTCGATCAGGGCGAGCTGCTGTACAACGGTCAGCGATGGGACAACATGAGCGGCGCGGAGCAGCTGCGGGTCGCAACGGCCATTGTGCGACGCCTAAAACCAAACTGCGGCTTCATCTTGTTGGACAAGCTCGAACAAATGGACTTGGAGACGCTGCAGGAGTTTGGCGAGTGGTTGGAGCAAGAGGGGCTGCAGGCCATCGCTACCCGAGTCAGCACAGGTGATGAATGTTCGATTCTTATCGAAGACGGCTATGTGGTCGGTGAGTCAGAGCCAGTGGAATCCACGGTGACAACCGCGACGGAACCGAGAACATGGAAAGCAGGTGAGTTCTGA
- a CDS encoding prephenate dehydrogenase yields the protein MTKIAIIGAGLIGGSLALCFKDQPGLRVTGYSYRQESADKYVRLGVVDEATTSLEEAVHDADYIFLCVPVGMLTDYAQRISLMPLKSGCILTDVGSTKAGVAAAVSTINWGDAVFIGGHPMAGSERAGVEAASAILFENAYYVLTPDDNTPLEAVERLSYLLRLTRAKIVHMNPKEHDEIVGAISHLPHLIAAALVNQVSRYNEGNGGYAMLAAGGFRDITRIASSDPIVWRDILLENRVIVLRLLEEWGGELNRLADILRSEDGEAISEAFRSAGEFRSSLPERRKGVLQSIYECYMDVPDHPGIIGKIATELGNRNISLSNLQIIETRMDVPGVLRLSFRTQGDLDQAVEVLEAFNYVVRVT from the coding sequence ATGACAAAAATAGCGATTATCGGAGCTGGCCTAATCGGCGGCTCTCTTGCCCTTTGTTTTAAAGATCAGCCCGGCCTACGGGTAACAGGGTATTCCTACCGCCAGGAATCGGCGGATAAGTATGTGCGTTTAGGTGTAGTAGATGAAGCGACAACATCGCTCGAAGAAGCGGTTCACGACGCTGATTATATTTTTCTATGTGTACCGGTAGGCATGCTGACGGACTACGCGCAGCGCATAAGTCTCATGCCTCTCAAAAGCGGATGCATCCTAACGGATGTTGGCAGCACTAAGGCCGGCGTGGCAGCCGCTGTTTCAACTATTAATTGGGGAGACGCCGTTTTTATCGGCGGCCATCCAATGGCAGGCTCAGAACGTGCGGGTGTGGAGGCAGCGAGTGCGATTCTGTTCGAGAATGCGTACTACGTGCTTACACCGGACGACAACACTCCCCTCGAGGCAGTGGAACGACTGAGCTATCTGCTACGCCTTACTCGCGCCAAAATCGTGCATATGAACCCAAAAGAGCATGACGAGATTGTCGGAGCGATCAGCCATTTGCCGCATCTCATCGCGGCTGCGCTTGTTAATCAAGTGAGCCGTTATAATGAGGGCAACGGCGGTTATGCGATGCTTGCTGCTGGCGGATTCCGCGATATTACGCGCATCGCTTCCAGCGACCCTATCGTTTGGCGAGATATTCTGCTTGAGAATCGCGTAATCGTGTTGCGCCTGCTAGAAGAGTGGGGCGGAGAGCTCAATCGGCTTGCCGACATTCTTCGTTCAGAGGATGGCGAGGCGATTAGCGAAGCATTCCGCAGCGCAGGAGAGTTCCGTAGCAGCTTGCCGGAGCGTCGTAAGGGTGTGCTGCAATCCATTTACGAATGTTATATGGATGTGCCGGATCATCCCGGTATTATCGGCAAAATCGCCACCGAGCTCGGCAACCGGAATATCAGCCTGAGTAATCTTCAAATTATCGAGACCCGCATGGATGTGCCGGGAGTGCTTAGACTGAGCTTCCGCACACAAGGCGATCTGGATCAGGCAGTTGAAGTGCTTGAGGCGTTTAATTACGTCGTAAGAGTTACTTAG
- a CDS encoding phage regulatory protein, rha family: protein MSQLVFIESGRAVTDSLTVAEAFGKEHKRVMQDIRELDCSDEFNEHNFVPISYQDSMNREKPKYLITQDGFSFLVMGYTGKEAARFKELYIGEFNRMRDELSKPAVQPSYTLEDPIKRAERWIEEQKERQVVEGKVLMLEQQVAEYEPKISYLDQILKSKKTLTLTQIAGDYDMTARALNKLLHEERVQRKVNGQWILYSEHHGKGLTKSETIQITRSNGEADVTLNTRWTQKGRLFIHEILGKRGIIPVMEKEWMAVGK, encoded by the coding sequence ATGAGTCAACTGGTTTTTATTGAAAGCGGACGAGCAGTCACGGACAGCCTCACGGTGGCAGAGGCATTCGGCAAGGAACATAAGAGAGTCATGCAAGACATCCGGGAGCTTGATTGCAGCGATGAATTTAATGAGCACAATTTCGTGCCCATCTCTTATCAAGACTCTATGAACCGAGAAAAACCGAAGTACCTCATCACCCAAGACGGTTTCTCTTTCCTCGTTATGGGCTACACGGGCAAGGAGGCTGCTCGCTTCAAGGAGCTATATATCGGCGAATTTAACCGGATGCGGGACGAATTGTCGAAGCCAGCAGTCCAGCCATCCTACACGCTGGAAGATCCGATTAAACGGGCGGAGCGCTGGATTGAAGAACAGAAGGAACGGCAGGTTGTTGAAGGCAAGGTGCTGATGCTCGAACAGCAAGTGGCGGAGTACGAGCCTAAAATCAGTTACCTGGATCAGATTTTAAAGTCCAAGAAAACATTGACGCTAACGCAAATCGCCGGGGATTACGACATGACGGCACGAGCCCTGAACAAGCTGCTCCACGAAGAGAGAGTGCAGCGCAAGGTCAACGGTCAATGGATCCTCTACAGCGAGCATCACGGCAAAGGGCTCACAAAATCAGAAACAATTCAGATCACTCGGAGCAACGGGGAAGCTGATGTGACGCTCAACACTCGCTGGACGCAAAAGGGAAGATTGTTTATCCATGAAATACTTGGCAAGCGCGGCATTATCCCGGTAATGGAAAAGGAGTGGATGGCAGTTGGAAAGTAA
- a CDS encoding AAA domain-containing protein, whose amino-acid sequence MEIISGKVQKAKKGVMYGPEGIGKSTLAAQCPRPIFIDTEGSTTEMDVDRLPKPSSWEMLKQQIQWVKQQGPSRFGTLIIDTIDWAEMLCVESVCAAHAKKGVEDFGYGKGYIFVAEEMGRFLNLLSDVVEAGIHVMLTAHSQIIKFEQPDEMGAYDRYQLKLGPKTGSKTAALVKEWADMVLFINYKTFSVATDDKGKKHKGQGGTRTVYATHHPAWDAKNRHGLPDEFPLDYSYIAHIFQPSPGQQPAATQPMMQQQMQQQAPQQVAPPVQQTPAPATAPQQQAPQQASAEQLDPGIPQSLRDLMTQDQVSEGEVRLVVSQKGYYPADTPIVNYDPGFIAGVLVGAWPQVVGLIQTNRNNAPF is encoded by the coding sequence ATGGAAATCATCAGCGGAAAGGTCCAGAAGGCTAAAAAGGGTGTTATGTATGGTCCCGAAGGTATTGGTAAATCGACTCTCGCCGCGCAGTGTCCGCGACCAATTTTTATAGATACAGAAGGTTCGACGACCGAAATGGATGTTGATCGCCTTCCGAAGCCGTCCAGTTGGGAAATGCTCAAGCAGCAAATTCAATGGGTCAAGCAGCAGGGCCCTTCCCGGTTCGGCACGCTCATTATTGATACTATCGACTGGGCCGAAATGCTTTGCGTGGAAAGCGTCTGTGCGGCGCATGCGAAAAAAGGGGTCGAGGATTTTGGCTACGGAAAAGGCTATATCTTTGTGGCCGAGGAAATGGGCCGCTTCCTCAATCTTCTGAGTGACGTTGTCGAGGCTGGTATTCATGTCATGCTGACGGCCCACTCCCAAATCATCAAATTTGAACAGCCCGACGAAATGGGTGCCTATGACCGCTACCAACTCAAGTTGGGACCGAAGACGGGTTCTAAGACGGCTGCGCTGGTGAAGGAATGGGCCGATATGGTTCTGTTCATCAACTATAAGACTTTCTCGGTCGCTACTGATGACAAGGGCAAAAAGCACAAAGGGCAGGGCGGTACTCGTACCGTGTACGCCACACATCATCCGGCGTGGGATGCGAAAAACCGTCACGGTCTACCGGACGAGTTCCCTCTCGATTACTCCTATATCGCTCATATCTTCCAGCCTAGCCCTGGACAGCAACCGGCAGCAACACAGCCGATGATGCAACAGCAGATGCAGCAACAAGCTCCACAGCAAGTAGCTCCACCAGTTCAGCAGACGCCTGCACCGGCTACAGCTCCACAACAGCAGGCGCCGCAGCAGGCTTCCGCCGAACAGCTTGATCCAGGCATTCCGCAGTCTCTACGCGATCTGATGACGCAGGATCAAGTATCTGAAGGCGAGGTACGGCTCGTGGTCAGCCAAAAAGGCTACTACCCGGCTGATACACCAATTGTCAATTACGATCCCGGATTTATTGCTGGAGTCCTTGTCGGAGCCTGGCCACAAGTTGTTGGACTGATTCAAACCAACCGAAACAACGCACCGTTTTAA
- a CDS encoding repressor LexA, giving the protein MSINYYELLKSYIKESGLTLAEVADQLNIKHGYQISKGYISQLQNAKTDNPATPELNRALAEVTGGDVEKLLTAALIEKAPIEIKEKFEKLNMLKEKRAAYAQAQIVEESSSEYLAGNITKVPVLGSIAAGQPIDRIELIEDVEYVNKSVIRSGEAFALKVKGDSMIGDNILDGDIVICIKQPEVNPTDIAVVAVEGETATIKRVKCMSEMCLLMPSNPKLQPIIVHASSIQIIGKVVEVRRRL; this is encoded by the coding sequence TTGTCAATCAATTACTACGAGCTACTCAAGTCATACATTAAGGAGTCAGGGCTTACGCTAGCTGAGGTTGCGGATCAGTTAAACATTAAGCACGGTTATCAAATTAGCAAAGGTTACATTAGCCAGCTGCAAAATGCGAAAACTGATAACCCTGCAACCCCTGAGCTTAATAGAGCACTTGCAGAAGTAACGGGAGGGGATGTTGAAAAGCTATTAACGGCAGCACTTATTGAAAAAGCACCGATTGAGATCAAAGAGAAGTTTGAAAAATTAAATATGCTCAAAGAAAAGCGCGCCGCTTATGCTCAGGCACAAATCGTTGAGGAAAGCTCATCCGAATATCTCGCAGGTAACATTACGAAAGTGCCGGTGCTTGGGTCAATTGCTGCTGGTCAGCCAATTGATCGTATTGAATTGATTGAGGATGTTGAGTACGTCAATAAATCAGTGATCCGCAGCGGAGAGGCTTTTGCCTTAAAGGTCAAAGGCGATAGCATGATCGGGGATAACATTTTAGATGGGGATATTGTAATCTGCATCAAGCAACCAGAAGTGAACCCGACTGATATTGCAGTTGTAGCCGTGGAAGGTGAAACCGCAACAATAAAACGGGTTAAGTGCATGAGTGAAATGTGCTTACTGATGCCTTCCAACCCTAAATTGCAGCCTATTATCGTTCACGCATCGAGTATACAGATAATAGGGAAAGTTGTTGAGGTGCGTAGGAGGCTTTAA
- a CDS encoding tryptophan synthase, beta chain: MNQVPDGNGRFGKFGGRYVPETLMNALFELEEAYKHYSKDPEFQEEIRYLLNKYSGRPTSLYYAERLTQHLGGAKILLKREDLNHTGAHKINNTIGQGVLAKRMGKKKIIAETGAGQHGVASATIAALLGMECKVFMGEEDTKRQQLNVFRMQLLGAEVVPVLSGTRTLKDACNETLRYWVSHVDDTYYILGSVTGPHPYPMMVRDFQRIIGDEAREQILREEGRLPDYVVAAVGGGSNAIGIFYPFVGDESVKLIGVEAAGRGIDTLEHAATMTLGRHGVFQGSLSYVLQDDAGQVQPAHSISAGLDYPGIGPEHAYLKDSGRAEYVPVTDAEALEALQLLSRTEGIIPALESAHAIAQVMKLAPTLPPDQTIVVSLSGRGDKDVEAIMSYLGGQKHESH, translated from the coding sequence ATGAATCAGGTACCTGATGGGAACGGACGCTTTGGTAAATTCGGTGGACGTTACGTGCCGGAAACGTTGATGAACGCGCTTTTTGAATTAGAGGAAGCCTATAAACATTATTCCAAAGATCCGGAATTCCAGGAAGAGATCCGCTATCTGCTTAACAAGTACTCTGGACGTCCCACCTCGTTGTACTACGCGGAGCGGCTGACACAGCATCTTGGCGGCGCCAAGATTTTGCTGAAGCGTGAGGATCTCAACCACACCGGAGCACATAAAATCAACAATACGATCGGACAAGGCGTGCTGGCCAAGCGCATGGGCAAAAAGAAAATCATCGCTGAAACCGGAGCCGGCCAGCATGGCGTCGCCTCAGCGACTATCGCTGCACTGCTCGGCATGGAATGTAAAGTATTCATGGGCGAGGAGGACACGAAGCGTCAGCAATTGAACGTCTTCCGTATGCAGCTGCTGGGAGCGGAGGTCGTGCCGGTACTGTCCGGAACGCGTACGCTGAAGGATGCTTGCAATGAAACGCTGCGTTATTGGGTCAGCCATGTGGATGATACCTACTACATTCTTGGCTCCGTTACAGGACCGCATCCTTATCCGATGATGGTGCGCGATTTCCAGCGCATTATCGGCGATGAAGCCAGAGAGCAGATTCTACGTGAGGAAGGCCGTCTTCCAGACTATGTTGTAGCCGCTGTTGGCGGAGGCAGCAATGCAATTGGTATTTTTTATCCATTTGTAGGGGACGAGTCCGTGAAGCTGATCGGTGTTGAGGCAGCTGGACGAGGCATTGATACGCTTGAGCATGCAGCAACGATGACGCTCGGCCGCCATGGCGTATTCCAAGGTTCTCTTAGCTATGTGCTTCAGGATGATGCGGGACAGGTTCAACCGGCTCATTCCATTTCGGCAGGACTGGATTACCCGGGTATCGGACCCGAGCATGCCTACCTCAAAGATTCAGGCCGAGCAGAGTATGTTCCGGTAACGGACGCGGAAGCTTTGGAGGCGCTGCAGCTGCTGAGCCGCACTGAGGGCATTATCCCGGCGCTGGAATCGGCGCATGCAATTGCCCAAGTAATGAAGCTGGCTCCAACGTTGCCTCCTGATCAGACGATTGTCGTCTCCCTGTCCGGGCGCGGAGACAAGGACGTGGAAGCGATTATGAGCTATTTGGGAGGACAAAAGCATGAATCGCATTGA
- a CDS encoding phosphoribosylanthranilate isomerase translates to MSESVEEQEGSLSDGNLPGGSPREKSLPQGGAMPSASLGEESSQKGEGLSQGASLQGSSPRQPMQNSMPLLKICGIRDAAAARLLGELPADYAGFILAPSKRQISRAQARELIAAMREAASAAGRLAPLAAGVFVNAPVDELARAADAAGLDIVQLHGAESPADCAAAAAATGRPVWKALHAGQVGGAQGSGPSPAELVRDYAAAGVSALLLDTAGGGTGRTFDWELLPAYQHAAREAGLPLFAAGGLHPGNVGELIEGYRPDGIDVSSGVEQDGQKSPELIRAFTGRVKQL, encoded by the coding sequence ATGAGCGAGTCGGTGGAGGAGCAGGAGGGCTCGCTGAGCGATGGGAACTTGCCGGGCGGCTCACCGCGTGAGAAGAGCTTGCCACAGGGCGGAGCCATGCCAAGTGCTTCATTAGGTGAAGAGAGCTCGCAAAAAGGCGAAGGCTTGTCGCAGGGCGCGAGCTTGCAAGGCTCTTCGCCTCGCCAGCCTATGCAGAACAGCATGCCGCTGCTCAAAATTTGCGGCATCCGCGATGCGGCTGCTGCCCGCCTGCTCGGCGAGCTGCCGGCCGATTATGCCGGCTTCATCCTCGCGCCGAGCAAGCGGCAAATCAGCCGGGCGCAGGCGCGCGAGCTGATCGCCGCTATGCGCGAGGCGGCAAGCGCGGCTGGTCGCCTCGCTCCGCTGGCCGCAGGCGTGTTCGTGAACGCGCCTGTGGATGAGCTGGCGCGTGCGGCTGACGCAGCCGGCCTGGACATCGTCCAGCTGCACGGCGCGGAAAGCCCCGCGGATTGCGCGGCTGCGGCTGCGGCAACAGGGCGCCCCGTATGGAAGGCGCTGCATGCCGGCCAAGTCGGCGGAGCCCAAGGCAGCGGACCGTCACCAGCGGAGCTGGTGCGAGATTACGCAGCGGCAGGAGTTAGCGCACTGCTGCTGGACACGGCCGGAGGAGGAACAGGCCGGACGTTCGACTGGGAGCTGCTCCCGGCCTACCAACATGCGGCGCGTGAAGCGGGATTGCCTCTTTTCGCGGCAGGCGGGCTTCATCCCGGGAATGTGGGCGAGCTAATCGAAGGCTATCGTCCGGACGGCATAGATGTTTCAAGCGGCGTAGAGCAGGACGGACAAAAATCACCGGAGCTAATCCGGGCATTTACGGGAAGGGTGAAGCAACTATGA
- a CDS encoding Site-specific DNA recombinase, producing MFKLKTEEEEIEAVGYVRQSDEREDKEDISEQTQRAKIKAYCDFNNIKLVEVFKDIDYSGFRISYTKRPGIMEAFKYCREHPKVKKFVVFNLSRLTRRKKDFHLIHSLLSSIDVDICSASEQLDFGTATGRLLTSMLVDFNEYYSDNLSDVMNDNKATNAEKGRWNGGPAPYGLKKNSDGGFTADGEKAITVKTMFRMTFEGKGPYLVAAWLRNQGILTETGVHWTPRRVRYVLKNVTYAGMQRWKGKFHKLANTETLISWEEFEYLQKTRFSKDNVWRGMHNRQLLSTLLRCPDCGSKMSSRKTTATSKRRYICDNKNSYGKCTSPNYDTETLDSAVIGLIGKLAKERYQPVHVLPELSEQTQKDQGISSIKKLQNELTVLEQAKQKVYDDYYLHQKLDETQFNSLMSRYDARQKDVTLMLEKIPLPTKTNYGDYDDVIDLFAEALDVLEPDEKRKAVGLVIQKVIPGNPAIIEFRWGEKREIPASAIKYGNRSVIY from the coding sequence GTGTTCAAATTAAAAACTGAAGAGGAAGAGATAGAAGCAGTTGGTTATGTTCGCCAGTCTGACGAGCGAGAAGACAAAGAAGATATTTCAGAACAGACTCAAAGAGCCAAGATCAAAGCCTATTGCGACTTCAACAACATAAAATTGGTCGAAGTATTCAAAGATATTGATTATTCTGGCTTTCGAATATCCTATACAAAGCGACCCGGGATTATGGAGGCTTTCAAGTACTGTCGAGAGCATCCTAAAGTGAAAAAGTTTGTGGTCTTTAATCTGTCTCGGCTAACTCGACGAAAAAAGGATTTTCACTTAATACATTCCCTGCTCAGCAGCATTGATGTTGATATTTGCTCGGCGAGCGAACAGCTAGACTTTGGTACCGCAACTGGAAGATTACTCACCTCGATGCTTGTCGATTTTAATGAATACTACTCTGACAATTTATCAGATGTAATGAACGATAATAAAGCGACGAATGCGGAAAAAGGTCGATGGAATGGCGGACCTGCTCCATATGGACTAAAGAAGAATAGTGATGGGGGCTTTACGGCTGACGGCGAAAAAGCGATAACGGTGAAGACCATGTTTAGAATGACTTTTGAAGGCAAAGGCCCATATTTAGTTGCTGCATGGCTCCGCAATCAAGGGATCCTTACCGAAACAGGCGTACATTGGACGCCCAGGAGAGTACGGTATGTGTTAAAAAACGTAACCTATGCCGGCATGCAAAGGTGGAAAGGCAAGTTTCATAAATTGGCCAACACTGAAACATTGATAAGCTGGGAAGAATTTGAATATCTGCAGAAGACCCGCTTCAGCAAAGATAATGTCTGGAGAGGCATGCATAACCGACAGCTGTTGTCCACATTATTGAGATGCCCTGATTGCGGATCTAAAATGAGTAGTCGAAAGACCACAGCTACATCAAAGCGCAGATATATCTGTGATAATAAAAATTCATATGGTAAGTGTACGAGCCCTAATTATGATACTGAGACGCTCGATTCGGCAGTTATAGGACTCATTGGAAAATTAGCTAAGGAAAGGTACCAGCCGGTACATGTTCTGCCGGAATTATCAGAACAGACTCAGAAAGACCAAGGAATCTCCTCGATTAAAAAGCTTCAGAATGAACTGACAGTATTAGAGCAGGCAAAGCAAAAGGTATATGACGACTATTACCTCCATCAAAAACTTGATGAAACCCAATTCAATTCTCTGATGTCACGGTATGATGCTCGACAAAAAGATGTGACCCTCATGCTTGAAAAAATTCCACTACCCACCAAAACTAATTATGGCGATTATGACGACGTTATAGACTTGTTCGCTGAAGCCCTCGACGTACTGGAACCCGACGAAAAACGTAAAGCTGTCGGCCTCGTGATTCAAAAAGTTATTCCTGGCAACCCCGCAATTATAGAATTCCGTTGGGGAGAAAAAAGAGAGATCCCCGCAAGCGCAATAAAATACGGCAACCGTAGCGTGATATACTAA